CCCGTTTTCTTCTGATATTTGTATGACTCTTAAAGAATTCAAGGACATACTAAATACTCATGTAAGAACGATAACATTTCTGGTTATACCTACGGAGATGCAGGCTGTCTCGATGTCCTGGACCTATGGTTCTTTCCATCCGtaaatttctgtttctatattggataaatatgtgtgtatgaagataatatattgatttaattaaaaagccacatggcaaagcagaaatatatATAACAGAAGCTGCGGCTTCTAAGTGAAGGTTCACGGGGAAGCAGGGAACTGTGTACATAGTTAACTTATTCACACCTAGATGCAtggaaacatacacacatacacagagcacAGAGAAAAATGGCGTGCATTACTGGGTAAGATGGCACATGACTCTGCATGCGTAATCACAACAAGCACCAACTGCAACAATCCTTCACGAGCACGGCAGCTTGGGGGGGTCACGTGATCACTGTGGACAATCTTTACAGTGCATCAGAAAACATCTAAgctggatttttttaatgtttcaagtCCACCATGACcggcaccctccacccccagcaggaGCAGCCAATGGAGATTTACTGACCTGTCTCTGCTTCGGCGAGAGGGGAAGGCGGCATTGCAGCCAGCCACCGTGCAGACGTGCATCTCTTTCAAGTGAACGTTCCTGTAGTGGAGCTTCACGCTGTAGGAGCTCTTGAAACTCTTCTTGCACACATAACAGATTTTGGGGTCTGGGCTAGAACACAGATCACCTTCCGGGGAGAACTTTTGAGGGCTGCCGTAATTCAGAGATGATGCAAAACTCTCGTGCAGGGCTGCCATGCTGGCACCCCCGCCGTTGTACAGTCCGTACTGGCTCATGTAAAACATGTCGTAAGTGGGATCTGTAAACTCTTCCTTCACCTTGATGACGTCCTGGTGAGAGGGCTCACTGTGGTTCTCgtccggcctctcactgttcacCAGGACTTTCTCGCTCACCTCGCCGTGCATGTGCTCATCCCCTTCCATGGATTCCTCACCCAGTTTGGGCTCCGAAGACTCAGACTCGTTCTCGTAGTCCCGCTCAGGTTCTTGGTCCTCGGAAGTCATGCTGTCGGCCCTTCGTATTTCAGTCCTTGAAATGCACCGGGTCCTGCTATGCTTAGAAAAGTCCTTCACAGACATGCCTGGACTCATTTCCTCCTGCGAGTGGCAGTGATTGTCGTGGCTCCCGTCGTTGACCACAGCTCCGCCATCATTGGGGTCGTCGTCTTCATCGTCAAACTCATCGGCAGTATCAATAATTTCCTTCTCGATCTTCACAGGCATGCTGGACTTCCTGGGCTTCTTCTTGGGCGCCAGGTCGGCACTGGGCTCATGAGTGGCCATCATCACTACTGGCGCTGCTGGCTCAGAGGGTAATGGGGGGAGCTGCTCTACGGTACCACTGGTTGGAATGATGGGACTGGTCGGGAGGGAGGTTGGAGGACTCACCATTTCCCCCGGAGTGAGTAAACTTCTATAAAACGGAGGAACTGGTTGGACAGTCTTTAGCCCAGAAAACACCAGCTGGCTAGGGAGAGGATTCTGTAAGACGGGGTCTAGTGGGGGAGTGGTAAAACCCATTGGGGGCCGGCCAGGGCTTGTGAGTGTGAGATTTGATTTTGTACTTGCTATGACGGGGGTGGCAGCCCCTGATGTGGCCCGAATTAAATCTTTGTCTCGGTTATTCCTTAGCATAGGCATGTGAaggcgagggttagggttcgcaCTATGACGGTTACGGCTTCGGAGGGAGCTAAAGACCATGTTGCAACCTTCGATGGTGCACCGATGTTTGATCTTCAGGTGAACAGCGTTATAATGGATTTTGAGAGTACCTTTGTCATAGAACGTCTTCCCACACGCGTTACAGAACACTCTTCCTTTCCTAGACGCTGACCCCATCCTTCTCATCCGGTGGATCCGGAATGAGCTTTTTGGGTGTTCGGTTTTGGACAGATCACTGACCGGGGCGGAATTCTGAATGGGGGACACGCAGGCTGGCTCAGTTTTGGGCTCCACATTAGTAATGCTGGTCAGGGCGTTTCTGTTGGGCGTCTGGTCGTTCTTGTAGGGTGTGGGAGACACTTCAGATTCACTGCTCTCGTTATATTCATTCTGGGTCGAAAGGCTGGGTTCCCGCAGCCTCAGTCCTGGTTGCTCTAACAGCAACCCATTCGGAGGCAATCCTAGCAGCGGGGCTGAGACCGGGTTTATGTACTGGAATGGCAGCAGGAAGGCGAGGCTGTTGGGGATGTTTTCAAAGTGATGAATGCTGGAAGGGTTGCTGTTCTCTAGATGGGCAAGGAGGCTGGGACTCCTGGTGCGATTATTACTCTCAATGAAAGTTCTGATGTCTGAGTCTGTCTTTGAAGACGGTACAGCTACGGCCTGCCCCTCTTTCTCCTGAATGGCCATCAGCTCCACAATGGATTTGGTTTCTCCGAACCGCAGAAACTGCTGAAGGGTGATGATTTCCTCTTCTCGAGACATGATGGCCCAGCGGTCCAGCACCTTGCCGGCAGCATCCTGGAGGCCACATCAAAGAAAtgacaaagacaaacacaaaaactTATTGACTGTGCATGACTATTCAGTGCAACCGAAGGTGCTCTGTCTGCTCATGGAACACCGAGAGCAGAAAACAACATGCAAGCACGGTTAATACAAGTCGATCCACAAAGCATACTTTTCTGCCATGCCAACGTAGTCATTAGAGTCACAGTTAGAGAAACAGATTGAGTTGAATAATGTCAAAGCAAACAAAACGTAGACCACTGGGGCTCTGTGATCTAAAATGCCTACACTACTGCTACTTTAACAACAATGGCCTATAGACTATGCAAGTATCTAGCATAT
This region of Delphinus delphis chromosome 6, mDelDel1.2, whole genome shotgun sequence genomic DNA includes:
- the BNC2 gene encoding zinc finger protein basonuclin-2 isoform X1; this encodes MQFGTRTTPAEPGFMGTWQNADTNLLFRMSQQVPVACAGRVLGADFCPNLEEPDQRLEVQAIRCTLVNCTCECFQPGKINLRTCDQCKHGWVAHALDKLSTQHLYHPTQVEIVQSNVVFDISSLMLYGTQAVPVRLKILLDRLFSVLKQEEVLHILHGLGWTLRDYVRGYILQDAAGKVLDRWAIMSREEEIITLQQFLRFGETKSIVELMAIQEKEGQAVAVPSSKTDSDIRTFIESNNRTRSPSLLAHLENSNPSSIHHFENIPNSLAFLLPFQYINPVSAPLLGLPPNGLLLEQPGLRLREPSLSTQNEYNESSESEVSPTPYKNDQTPNRNALTSITNVEPKTEPACVSPIQNSAPVSDLSKTEHPKSSFRIHRMRRMGSASRKGRVFCNACGKTFYDKGTLKIHYNAVHLKIKHRCTIEGCNMVFSSLRSRNRHSANPNPRLHMPMLRNNRDKDLIRATSGAATPVIASTKSNLTLTSPGRPPMGFTTPPLDPVLQNPLPSQLVFSGLKTVQPVPPFYRSLLTPGEMVSPPTSLPTSPIIPTSGTVEQLPPLPSEPAAPVVMMATHEPSADLAPKKKPRKSSMPVKIEKEIIDTADEFDDEDDDPNDGGAVVNDGSHDNHCHSQEEMSPGMSVKDFSKHSRTRCISRTEIRRADSMTSEDQEPERDYENESESSEPKLGEESMEGDEHMHGEVSEKVLVNSERPDENHSEPSHQDVIKVKEEFTDPTYDMFYMSQYGLYNGGGASMAALHESFASSLNYGSPQKFSPEGDLCSSPDPKICYVCKKSFKSSYSVKLHYRNVHLKEMHVCTVAGCNAAFPSRRSRDRHSANINLHRKLLTKELDDMGLDSSQPSLSKDLRDEFLMKIYGAQHPLGLDVREDASSPAGTEDSHLNGYGRGMAEDYMVLDLSTTSSLQSSSSIHSSRESDAGSDEGILLDDIDGASDSGESAHKAEVPTLAGSLGADVSGSLMFNSLSGSNGGIMCNICHKMYSNKGTLRVHYKTVHLREMHKCKVPGCNMMFSSVRSRNRHSQNPNLHKNIPFTSVD
- the BNC2 gene encoding zinc finger protein basonuclin-2 isoform X2, with translation MQFGTRTTPAEPGFMGTWQNADTNLLFRMSQQAIRCTLVNCTCECFQPGKINLRTCDQCKHGWVAHALDKLSTQHLYHPTQVEIVQSNVVFDISSLMLYGTQAVPVRLKILLDRLFSVLKQEEVLHILHGLGWTLRDYVRGYILQDAAGKVLDRWAIMSREEEIITLQQFLRFGETKSIVELMAIQEKEGQAVAVPSSKTDSDIRTFIESNNRTRSPSLLAHLENSNPSSIHHFENIPNSLAFLLPFQYINPVSAPLLGLPPNGLLLEQPGLRLREPSLSTQNEYNESSESEVSPTPYKNDQTPNRNALTSITNVEPKTEPACVSPIQNSAPVSDLSKTEHPKSSFRIHRMRRMGSASRKGRVFCNACGKTFYDKGTLKIHYNAVHLKIKHRCTIEGCNMVFSSLRSRNRHSANPNPRLHMPMLRNNRDKDLIRATSGAATPVIASTKSNLTLTSPGRPPMGFTTPPLDPVLQNPLPSQLVFSGLKTVQPVPPFYRSLLTPGEMVSPPTSLPTSPIIPTSGTVEQLPPLPSEPAAPVVMMATHEPSADLAPKKKPRKSSMPVKIEKEIIDTADEFDDEDDDPNDGGAVVNDGSHDNHCHSQEEMSPGMSVKDFSKHSRTRCISRTEIRRADSMTSEDQEPERDYENESESSEPKLGEESMEGDEHMHGEVSEKVLVNSERPDENHSEPSHQDVIKVKEEFTDPTYDMFYMSQYGLYNGGGASMAALHESFASSLNYGSPQKFSPEGDLCSSPDPKICYVCKKSFKSSYSVKLHYRNVHLKEMHVCTVAGCNAAFPSRRSRDRHSANINLHRKLLTKELDDMGLDSSQPSLSKDLRDEFLMKIYGAQHPLGLDVREDASSPAGTEDSHLNGYGRGMAEDYMVLDLSTTSSLQSSSSIHSSRESDAGSDEGILLDDIDGASDSGESAHKAEVPTLAGSLGADVSGSLMFNSLSGSNGGIMCNICHKMYSNKGTLRVHYKTVHLREMHKCKVPGCNMMFSSVRSRNRHSQNPNLHKNIPFTSVD